GCGAAGGCGGTTTCGGTTTCATCCATCAGCGCGCGGCCGAGTTTCTCCTTGATCCGGCGCTCCGCTTCGACCTGCGCCTCGCCGCGCTTCTCGTCGTATTGTCGCCGGGCAATCTTGCGCACCACGCCGCCAATTAGTGGCAGGCGATCGAAATCGGTCCGCACGCTTTGCAAATCGGTTTGGCTGTCGACCTCGACCAGCACTTCGCCGGCATGCAATCCGCGGCGATCGAACCGCAACCGGCGCCGCGCCGAGAACTGCGCCCGACCTGCGTTATGGAACCGCGCTGGTCCGCTTTCGGCAGTGGTCCAGCTATCAACATCACCGGCCGCGAACAGTTCGAGCCCCAATCGCCCGCGCTCGTTCGCCGTGCGAAAAAAGAGCCGCGTCGTCGTCCGGCTGTGGCCTCGATTCGGCACGCCGAGGATCGTTTCCTCGACCGCTTGCTCGCGCGGGGCGGACTCCGGCAGCAGCCGCGAGATCAACTCAGCGGAGAACTCCAGCCGCACGTTGGCGTTGCGGAACCGCTCGTTCAATTGCCGCGACAATTCCTGATCGCGCGGATCGCGCGAGGCGGCTAACTGCCGCGCCGCGGTTGCGAGCTGTTGAGCATCGCTGGGCAACAGGTCTTCCTCGAAGCGTTCGAGCCGCCGCGCCAGATCGAGTTGACACTCGTCCTCCTCCGACCAGCCCCGCAGTTCGCCGGCCAGACGTTGCACACGCCGCTCGCCGACCAGTTTGCGCTGCGAAAGATCGAGCGACGGCGACGCCAGCCGCGACAACACTTCCCGCGCCAACGCTTCCCGCGCATCATCCGCCAACGACGCTCGCGACGCGTTCATCGCCCGTAGTTCGTCCAGCAGCAGGTATTCGCGCCAGACTTGGGCGTCGTCCCGGCCGGCCAACGTCGCTTCCACTTCGCCGAGCGCCAGGCCGAGGTCGGCGGCGTCGTTCGGCAACTGCGGTGCGTGCTGAGCGTCGTCCAACCGGGCCAGCGCGGCATCCCACACTGCAAGGCGCCGCCGCATGGCATCGCACGTGCGGCGCAACTGCGTGGCCAACGCCGGGCGGGACTGCTCCTCGGCCAGCGCTTCGCCTTCGAACAGCCGCTGCCAAACCGCGGCCAGCGCCGGCGCGGCGGCGTCCAGGTCGCGGGGATTCGCATTGGCGAACGCTTCCACCGCCTCGGCCGCGCTCAACGCCCAGGGACCGCATTCGCACTCGCTGGCCAGGGCGTTCAGGCGATCCAACAGCGCGGTCGGCTGCAGCCAAGCGTTCGACACAGGAACGATCACCGGCTGGTTGGCAATCGGCGCGACATCGATCTCATCGACCGACACGCTCGGGACGAGCGCCAACTGCTCCACGGGGGCTTCGTCCTGCGCCGTGTCGTCGTCGGCTTCGTCTGCCAACGCCAGTTGCCAGGCGGCGTCGTCCAGCAGCACGGGTTCCACCGGCAAGTCGATCTCGCCCGGGGCCAGCGGCTCATACAGTCCGTTGGCGGTCACCGCCGGCGCTGCGTCGTCTTGCAGGCCCAGCGGCGCCACGGCCGGCAGCATGGCGATACGCACCGGCGCCGTCCCGGCAGGCTCGAGCGAGCGCTTTTTCGCGCCCGCGAACACCGCCTGAATGAAGACCGACTTCGCCACGGGCGCCGTTTCGGCCCGCGGTAGCGCAATGCTCGCCGCGGCCACGGCGAGCCGCTGCTTGGCCGACGCAAACGGGCGCGGCGCGGCAACGCGCGGCTTTGGCGCCCAAGCGCGCGGCGCGGTGACGCTGAGCGCGAACAGCAACCCCAACAGGCCGATATACGGCCACATCGGCCCCGACGGCTGGCGATGGCGAGCAAACACGGGCGTTACCCTCTGGCTTCCCTGCGAGTTCAACATCCCTGATGGACAATCTCAGTACGTAGAATCGGCAAGACGGGCTGTTGCCGTAAACTGGCGAGACAGGAAAAGCCTAGTAAGCATCGCCTACCACGTAGAGCGCAGCGATTCTGCCGCGAAACACGGCTGCGGAAAGTGTTCCGCTTAGCTAATCCTTACTGATTGGCAAAGGCGTACGGATGCACCACGGAGTCACGGAGGCACGGAAGGGAAAGATTTAACCGCGAAACACGCGAATCACACGAAAAAGGGTGGATGAGAATTTGGTCCACGGAAAACACGGAAAGGCACGGAACGAGAGAGTGGAGTTTCGTTGCTACTTCTTTTCTTTCCTCAGTTTTCGTGTGTTTCGCGTGTTTCGCGGTTAAATCCTCTCTTCCTCTCCGTGCCTCCGTGACTCCGTGGTGAAAATTCGCCGGCCGCCTAAACGAGCACCGTGTCTTCGTGTTCATAGCCTGGGGCGCAGCAGCAAAGAAAGATGAGCGGTTCGTCGCCCATGTTGCGGATCGTGTGGACCGCGCCCGGCGGGATGGCAATCGCGTCCCCCACGCCGACGTCGCGGGTTTCCTCGTCGACCCGCAGCGAGCCCGCGCCACGGAGAATGTAGTAAATCTCCTCCGCCCGCGGATGATAGTGCGGCGCCGTCGCCCCGCCGACCGCCACACGGGCTTCGGCGAGACTCTGATTCCGAATACACGAATTGCGATGCGCCAGCAACTCGCGGATCTCAGACCCGTCCTTGGTGGTGAAGGCGGAGACGCGGGCGAGGTTCTGGATGTGCATGCGAGATTGAGGGGAAAGTAGAATTGCGATTGCTACGACGGAATGTAGATTACACATTGGCCGACGCAATGCGATGCCTTCACAGCAAATGTGCGAAACCCGACATGTTAACGAAACAGCAAATGCTTTCGGCAATTGACGGACTGCTCGTCGAGGCCGAGCGCCTTCATGCACAATTCTTGAATGACCTATCGCCCTGGAACGCAGAATTCGCGTGCTGGCTCAATGCGTGCGAGTCGACAATTGAAGCCATTTTTGGATCGACATCCGAGGCACTCCGATCATTCAAGGGGATTTACTTTATCGCCCCGCCGGCAGAGGGACTGGCAGATGAAGCTGAGCGACAGAAAGCCCACTTGGCATGGTTTGACAGCGGCCTTCGTTATGCACACGTGAAGTTGGTCGGGTATCGCTATTGTGTTGAGCGGTTGGCAATCGATCCTCCGGTACGCACAACCCCCTACTTGTTTCTGTCACATGGCGGGCCGACGCTGACGCATGTTCGCGCATTGCAGGCCTTCCTTGATGCGATTGGGCTATCACCCATTGCAGTTCTTGACATGCCAAACCTGAACATGTCGGTGAACGAGAAAGTCCGCCATTACATGGGGCTTTGCACGGGCGCAATTATATTGGCGACGGCAGAGGACGAAACGTCCTCAGGTGAGCAACGCGCACGTCCGAATGTCGAGAACGAGATTGGTATGTTGCAAGCTGCGTCGAATGTTGGTGAGAGAATTGTATATTTGAAGGAATCCGACGTTAAGTTCGCGTCAAACTATTCGGAGAAGGTGTGGATTCCATTTCAAAAGGAACGCATTCAAGACGCGTTTACTCAGATCAGCAAAGAACTGAGGGCTTTTGGATTCCTCTCATGAGCAAAGAATTATTTAGCGCGTCGGATGCCAACTCCTACTTCCAAAGCGCCCGATCCAGCATCCGGTAGTTAATCGGTTCGCTCATGTGCTGCGCCTGGACGTTCTCACTCGCTGCCAAGGTAACCGCGTCGAATTATCGCCGCGATCGACAATCGTTCACGCGTCGCGCAACCCCACGACCAGTCGTTTCCCGACCGCCTCAGCGTACCGAATCAATGTCTCCACCGTCGGATTGGTGCGCTGTCCCGATTCCAGCTTAGAAAGAGCGGATCGGTCCATGCCTGTCAGGTCCGTGAGATCCTGCAGACTCAAACCCTTCGATTCGCGCGCCGCTTTGAGCTCATCCAGCAGGCGCGGCAAGTCGTTCAAGGTCGCCATCCGCTCTCGATGACGCTCGATGAGTTCAGGCACTTCACTGGCGACTTGCTGGCGAATCTTGTCATACTTCGCAATCTCATCGCCAGCCAGCCGCCTGTCTCGTGTGATTCGCTTCATGATTGCGCCCTCAATTTGCGTCGAACGCGGTCACCGGATACACCGTGTCGTCGTCGATCCGCTCGAACACGACGAATATCTGACGCCCTTCCGCGGTGACGCCAAACACAATCGGATATCCGGACGACCGACTGATCGTTTCATAAGTGGGATTCGACAATACGTACTCAACTTCCTCTTTGCTGACGTGATGCCGCAGACAATGTTGGACATTGCCATGGGGATCAGCATCGAGATCCCAAAGCACAAATCGAAACGCCACTCAATCGTCCTTGTTCGATGTTGAATTATAATACAACAACCGGACATTTGTCAAATCCGCCGCGATACATCGGAAGAAATGGACGGCGTTTAGCTTGCCAACGCATTCCCATGCTCATTTCCAAAGCGCCCGATCCAGCATCCGGTAGTTAATCGCCTCGCTAACGTGTTGCGCCTGGATCTCGTCACTCGCGTCCAGGTCCGCGATCGTGCGCGCTACGCGGAGCACTTTGTCGTGGGCGCGGGCGGAGAGGCCGAGTTCGGTGACTGCGGCTTTCAACAGGTCTTGGCCCGTCGCGTCGAGGACGCAGTGCGTGCGGTTTTGGCGGTGGGTCATGCGGGCGTTCTGGCGCGTCTTGCTGCCATGGAATCGTTGCTCCTGGCGTTTGCGCGCGCCGGCGACTTGTTCGCGCATCGCCGCGCTGCTGGTGCCGGGCGTCGTGGAGGAGAGTTCCTTGTAGGGGACCGACGGCACTTCCAGGTGGATGTCGATGCGGTCCAACAGCGGGCCGCTGATCTTGGCCATGTAGCGCTCGATCTGAACCGGTGTGCAATGGCATTCCCGCCGCGGATCGCTGCGATATCCGCAGGGGCAGGGATTGAGCGCCGCCACGAGCATGAACAACGCGGGGAACGTCGTGCTGCTCAACGCCCGGCTGATCGTCACCGTGCCGTCTTCGAGCGGCTGCCGAAGCACTTCCAACGTGCGGCGATTGAACTCCGGCAACTCGTCCAGAAACAACACGCCGTTGTGCGAGAGACTGATCTCGCCCGGCGCCGGCACGGAACCGCCGCCGACCAGGCCCGCGTCGCTGATCGTATGATGCGGACTGCGAAACGGGCGGATCGCCAACAGCGGCTGCCCCGGCGGCAGTAAGCCCATCGCGCTATAGATGCGCGAAGTTTCGATCGATTCCTGCGCGGCCAGATCGGGCAGGATCGTGGGGATCCGCTTAGCGAGCATCGTCTTGCCGGAGCCAGGCGGGCCGAGCATCAGGATGTTGTGCCCCCCGGCCGCTGCCACGGTGATCGCGCGCTTGGCCATTTCCTGCCCGCGCACGTCGGCGAAATCGGCGTCGTAGCGGCCCAGTTCCTGAAAAATCTCCGCCAGGCCGGACGGTTCCGGTTCTAGCTGAATGGCGCCGGCGAGGTAGGCGACCGCTTCGGAAAGCGAGCCGATCGGAATCACGTCGAGCCCTTCCACGACGGCCGCCTCGCGCGCGCTGGAGCGCGGCACGATCAAACCTTTCAGTCCCGGCAATTGCTTCGCGGCGATCGCCATCGACAGCGCCCCTTTCACGGGACGCGTAGAACCATCCAGCGCCAATTCCCCGACTACCGCGTATCGCGAAAATATCTCCGATGAGAATTGCCCGCTGGCGGCGAGAATGCCTAACGTAATCGGCAAATCAAAAGACGCGGCCTGCTTCGGCAACTCGGCCGGGGCGAGGTTAATCACGATGCGTCCGGTCGGTCGCTGATAGCCGGAATTCACGAGCGCCCGTTCGACGCGGTGCGTGCTCTCCTTGACCGCGGCCTCCGGCAAACCGACGAGCACGGTCTTCGGCAAGGCCGAGTCCGAGACGTCAACTTCAACCTCGACCGGCAGGGCGTCGATCCCCAACAACGAAAACGTGCGCAGGGTAGCTAGGCTCTGTTGACGATTCGGTCTGCTTCAGGTTAAACACTTGCGGTCGGAATTGGAATTCCGATTGCACCCTGGAGGCTCGGATGCCATGCGGTAC
Above is a window of Planctomycetia bacterium DNA encoding:
- a CDS encoding cupin domain-containing protein, which produces MHIQNLARVSAFTTKDGSEIRELLAHRNSCIRNQSLAEARVAVGGATAPHYHPRAEEIYYILRGAGSLRVDEETRDVGVGDAIAIPPGAVHTIRNMGDEPLIFLCCCAPGYEHEDTVLV
- a CDS encoding nucleotide-binding protein — protein: MLTKQQMLSAIDGLLVEAERLHAQFLNDLSPWNAEFACWLNACESTIEAIFGSTSEALRSFKGIYFIAPPAEGLADEAERQKAHLAWFDSGLRYAHVKLVGYRYCVERLAIDPPVRTTPYLFLSHGGPTLTHVRALQAFLDAIGLSPIAVLDMPNLNMSVNEKVRHYMGLCTGAIILATAEDETSSGEQRARPNVENEIGMLQAASNVGERIVYLKESDVKFASNYSEKVWIPFQKERIQDAFTQISKELRAFGFLS
- a CDS encoding helix-turn-helix transcriptional regulator, which translates into the protein MKRITRDRRLAGDEIAKYDKIRQQVASEVPELIERHRERMATLNDLPRLLDELKAARESKGLSLQDLTDLTGMDRSALSKLESGQRTNPTVETLIRYAEAVGKRLVVGLRDA
- a CDS encoding YifB family Mg chelatase-like AAA ATPase, with product MLGIDALPVEVEVDVSDSALPKTVLVGLPEAAVKESTHRVERALVNSGYQRPTGRIVINLAPAELPKQAASFDLPITLGILAASGQFSSEIFSRYAVVGELALDGSTRPVKGALSMAIAAKQLPGLKGLIVPRSSAREAAVVEGLDVIPIGSLSEAVAYLAGAIQLEPEPSGLAEIFQELGRYDADFADVRGQEMAKRAITVAAAGGHNILMLGPPGSGKTMLAKRIPTILPDLAAQESIETSRIYSAMGLLPPGQPLLAIRPFRSPHHTISDAGLVGGGSVPAPGEISLSHNGVLFLDELPEFNRRTLEVLRQPLEDGTVTISRALSSTTFPALFMLVAALNPCPCGYRSDPRRECHCTPVQIERYMAKISGPLLDRIDIHLEVPSVPYKELSSTTPGTSSAAMREQVAGARKRQEQRFHGSKTRQNARMTHRQNRTHCVLDATGQDLLKAAVTELGLSARAHDKVLRVARTIADLDASDEIQAQHVSEAINYRMLDRALWK